One genomic segment of Myxococcus xanthus includes these proteins:
- a CDS encoding NAD-dependent epimerase/dehydratase family protein gives MTTTRRDLLKFGALAAASAALPGWAKPSKPIKRAAKPLNILILGGTGFTGPFQVNYALARGHKVTLFNRGKRPSPEWPSAVEQLFGDRNTGDLKSLQGRKWDVCIDNPTSLPFWVRDAGKVLKGNVGHYLFISTISVYADGSKQGITEDAPLAVYEGKDAMAETQDSLRADIEHLYGPLKALSEAEAHKQFGKRVTIVRPGYIVGPRDETDRFTYWPHRVAQGGEMLVPGDGSDPMQIIDGRDLGEWMIRLAETGTLGTFNAVGPAKPLSTTAMLKGCERVTGKKPTYTHVSPEFLEEKKVELPIWVSSKSGPYAGYGAVSNTRAMAAGLTYRPFDTTVTDLLAWFRSQPAERQATLRAGITREQEAALLKEWHAKL, from the coding sequence ATGACCACCACCCGTCGTGACCTGCTCAAGTTCGGTGCGCTCGCTGCTGCCTCCGCCGCCCTGCCGGGTTGGGCCAAGCCGTCCAAGCCCATCAAACGCGCGGCGAAACCGCTGAACATCCTGATCCTCGGCGGCACCGGTTTCACCGGACCGTTCCAGGTCAACTACGCACTGGCGCGCGGGCACAAGGTGACGCTGTTCAACCGCGGCAAGCGCCCGTCACCGGAATGGCCGAGCGCGGTCGAGCAGCTGTTCGGAGACCGCAATACCGGCGACCTCAAGTCGCTGCAAGGTCGCAAGTGGGATGTGTGCATCGACAACCCCACCAGCCTGCCGTTCTGGGTGCGCGATGCCGGCAAGGTGCTCAAGGGCAACGTCGGGCATTACCTCTTCATCTCGACGATTTCCGTCTATGCCGACGGCAGCAAGCAGGGCATCACCGAGGACGCGCCGCTGGCGGTGTATGAGGGCAAGGACGCGATGGCCGAAACGCAGGACTCACTGAGAGCGGACATCGAGCACCTGTACGGCCCGCTCAAGGCGTTGAGCGAGGCCGAAGCGCACAAGCAGTTCGGCAAGCGCGTCACCATCGTCCGGCCTGGCTACATCGTCGGCCCGCGCGACGAAACCGATCGCTTCACTTACTGGCCGCACCGCGTGGCGCAGGGCGGCGAGATGCTCGTGCCCGGCGATGGCTCCGACCCGATGCAGATCATCGACGGCCGCGACCTGGGCGAGTGGATGATCCGCCTTGCTGAAACGGGCACGCTTGGCACGTTCAACGCTGTTGGCCCGGCGAAACCGCTGAGCACCACGGCCATGCTGAAAGGCTGCGAGCGGGTCACCGGCAAGAAGCCGACGTACACGCATGTGTCGCCGGAATTCCTTGAGGAGAAGAAGGTCGAGCTGCCGATCTGGGTGTCGTCAAAGAGCGGGCCCTATGCGGGCTACGGGGCGGTCAGCAATACCCGGGCGATGGCGGCCGGGCTCACTTACCGCCCCTTCGACACCACGGTGACCGATCTGCTTGCGTGGTTCCGCAGCCAGCCGGCCGAGCGCCAGGCGACGCTGCGTGCCGGCATTACGCGGGAGCAGGAAGCGGCGCTGCTGAAGGAGTGGCACGCCAAGCTCTGA